Proteins encoded in a region of the Watersipora subatra chromosome 5, tzWatSuba1.1, whole genome shotgun sequence genome:
- the LOC137397367 gene encoding uncharacterized protein, protein MPVIRAILNGCSFQCLVDTGSERTLVSPQVLTGSTRLRPSHPLLTADGKASHVKGQCRVVVGVQGHCFDVTALVMDKLCNLGVDCLLGGDVIDHMGGVIVRRGSDAKYSVRWGKPYQNGCCGVPAGQDTGAGCACGVTRVAPLSGLGGDLVSLQVDDPDFVATFAQGRWTVSWRWSGESPKGLQTRVTEYKCTRAPNLHERYCAEIESWISKSWLKRWSRPIEGIIPLLAVFQPTKDKMRPVMDYHELNAFVESHTGGDAVAVCGEKIRKWRQLHGRLGVVDLKSAYLQIHVSEDLWKYQVVKYKGVPYALTRLGFGLSCAPRIMTKILGKVLSLDERVRRGTDHYIDDILVQESVPGVEELRKHLAKYGLAMKEPEGLDGGWLLGISLKRNARGHLQMSRGTAPSEIHLEPAGLTKKELFSFCGRLVGHYPVAGWLRPYCSFLKRLGCNGAWDASVEKEVSSLARELYTRVCQEDPVRGQWHVRPNGSVVVWTDASSLGLGVAIEVDGSIVEDASWLRKESDHSHINVAELEAVGRGVNLAIAWGFKTFTLAVDSLTVVNWMSNTIDERNRVCTKGAAEMLVKRRLGVIRDTITEYGLSVTMRLVPTVENKADRMTRVPKKWLGHRGMSGGEAKSMAAAIFTGETLGDAVWAAHLPHHLGVERTLYLAQQVCSDLTREQVKRELAGCEACQRVDPAPRGENLVETGSLAVEGNWCRVAIDVTHYGGQVFLSMVDCGPSRFAIWRRLPSETAAHIEAQLRTIVIERGPCDELLMDNSMAFRSATVAQFADEWGISLRFRAAHAPSGKGIVERNHRTIKRIAERGKISPEEATFWYNVTPRKDEVSQGKFAVGDEVWVKPSTPSCTRQWAPGVITGVVSKHNVCVDGMPRHVRDVRKRRFGTDRSRENGIRELVEDGRPNLDRLRGSAAPPPPQLHPCEVAEVSEGDVEDGPQTAEDEVQNMDGEPQTAGAPSGDLDPAEPELQPSMLRRSQRERQCPRYLDDYEG, encoded by the exons ATGCCGGTCATTCGAGCAATTCTGAATGGTTGCAGTTTTCAGTGTCTGGTTGACACTGGAAGCGAGAGGACTCTGGTAAGTCCGCAGGTGTTGACAGGCTCAACCCGACTTAGGCCGAGCCACCCGCTGTTGACAGCAGATGGTAAGGCGTCTCATGTGAAGGGTCAGTGTCGGGTGGTCGTCGGTGTACAGGGACACTGTTTCGACGTTACGGCACTCGTTATGGACAAGCTGTGCAATCTTGGGGTTGACTGCTTGCTGGGTGGCGACGTCATTGACCACATGGGAGGCGTCATTGTCCGTAGAGGAAGTGATGCGAAGTATTCGGTCAGGTGGGGGAAACCCTATCAGAATGGATGCTGTGGAGTACCTGCTGGGCAGGATACTGGGGCTGGCTGCGCGTGCGGGGTGACAAGGGTGGCACCGTTGTCGGGGTTGGGTGGTGATCTGGTGTCACTGCAAGTCGACGACCCCGATTTTGTTGCCACTTTTGCCCAAGGCCGATGGACCGTTAGCTGGCGGTGGTCCGGGGAATCTCCGAAGGGATTGCAGACCCGGGTCACGGAGTACAAGTGTACTCGGGCACCTAACCTGCATGAGCGGTACTGTGCTGAAATTGAGAGCTGGATCTCAAAAAGTTGGTTGAAAAGGTGGAGTCGACCCATTGAGGGTATTATCCCCCTTTTGGCTGTGTTCCAACCAACAAAGGACAAAATGCGACCAGTCATGGACTACCATGAGCTGAACGCGTTTGTCGAGAGTCACACGGGAGGTGACGCGGTCGCTGTGTGCGGCGAGAAAATCCGGAAGTGGAGACAGTTGCATGGCAGACTTGGGGTAGTTGACCTCAAGTCCGCGTACCTACAAATCCATGTTTCGGAGGACCTGTGGAAATACCAGGTCGTGAAGTATAAGGGGGTCCCTTATGCACTGACACGTTTAGGCTTCGGGCTTTCGTGTGCGCCTaggatcatgaccaaaatccTAGGCAAGGTTCTTTCGCTCGACGAGCGGGTCCGACGAGGGACTGACCACTATATTGACGATATATTGGTGCAGGAGTCTGTGCCTGGCGTGGAGGAGCTGAGAAAGCACCTTGCTAAGTATGGACTGGCGATGAAAGAGCCGGAGGGCCTTGATGGAGGTTGGTTGTTGGGCATTTCTCTGAAGAGAAATGCTCGTGGACATTTGCAGATGTCGAGGGGAACTGCGCCCTCCGAAATTCATCTTGAGCCAGCTGGGCTGACTAAGAAAGAGCTTTTCTCGTTTTGTGGCCGACTTGTCGGTCATTACCCAGTGGCTGGGTGGTTGCGGCCCTATTGCAGCTTCTTGAAGCGGCTGGGATGCAACGGAGCCTGGGATGCCTCTGTTGAAAAGGAGGTCAGCTCGCTAGCTAGGGAGCTTTACACAAGGGTATGTCAGGAGGACCCTGTTAGGGGTCAGTGGCATGTAAGACCGAACGGTTCGGTCGTTGTGTGGACAGATGCTAGCTCTCTGGGCCTCGGTGTGGCAATCGAGGTTGATGGCAGCATTGTAGAAGATGCGTCGTGGCTGAGGAAGGAGTCAGACCATTCACACATCAATGTTGCCGAATTGGAAGCTGTGGGACGAGGTGTTAACCTGGCTATCGCGTGGGGGTTCAAGACCTTCACCTTGGCGGTTGACTCTCTCACAGTTGTCAATTGGATGTCAAATACAATTGACGAGCGCAATCGTGTTTGCACGAAAGGTGCTGCAGAGATGCTGGTGAAGCGTCGGCTGGGGGTGATCCGTGATACGATCACCGAGTACGGCTTATCGGTCACTATGCGTCTTGTACCTACTGTGGAGAACAAGGCGGATAGAATGACAAGGGTGCCTAAGAAGTGGCTCGGGCATCGTGGGATGAGTGGAGGTGAGGCCAAAAGCATGGCTGCTGCCATCTTCACCGGCGAGACCCTCGGGGATGCTGtgtgggcagctcatttgcctCACCATCTGGGTGTCGAGAGAACACTGTACCTTGCTCAGCAAGTATGCAGTGACTTGACACGGGAGCAGGTCAAACGCGAGCTGGCTGGCTGTGAGGCCTGTCAGCGCGTTGACCCGGCTCCGAGAGGTGAGAACCTCGTGGAAACAGGCAGCTTGGCTGTCGAGGGGAACTGGTGCCGGGTGGCCATAGACGTGACTCACTATGGCGGCCAGGTGTTCCTGTCCATGGTTGATTGCGGGCCGTCACGTTTCGCTATCTGGCGCCGCTTGCCAAGTGAGACGGCGGCGCACATCGAGGCTCAGTTACGCACAATCGTAATTGAGCGAGGGCCGTGTGACGAATTGTTAATGGACAATTCCATGGCGTTTAGGTCAGCAACTGTTGCACAGTTCGCTGACGAGTGGGGGATTTCTCTGAGATTTCGTGCCGCTCACGCCCCGAGTGGCAAGGGAATCGTTGAGAGGAATCACCGGACAATCAAGAGGATTGCCGAGAGGGGAAAAATTAGCCCCGAGGAGGCAACGTTCTGGTATAATGTCACGCCTCGCAAGG ATGAGGTCAGTCAAGGCAAGTTTGCTGTCGGCGATGAGGTGTGGGTGAAACCCTCGACTCCGTCGTGCACTAGGCAGTGGGCACCGGGAGTGATTACCGGAGTTGTTTCAAAGCACAACGTGTGCGTGGATGGCATGCCGAGGCATGTGAGGGATGTCCGCAAACGGCGGTTTGGCACTGACCGTAGTAGGGAAAACGGCATCCGTGAACTGGTCGAAGACGGCCGGCCTAATCTAGATAGATTACGCGGTTCTGCTGCTCCCCCACCGCCTCAGCTGCATCCCTGTGAGGTGGCTGAGGTCTCGGAGGGGGATGTGGAGGACGGTCCTCAGACTGCCGAGGATGAAGTTCAAAACATGGATGGTGAGCCTCAGACTGCTGGGGCTCCGTCCGGGGATTTAGATCCTGCTGAACCTGAGCTTCAACCGTCAATGCTCAGGCGGTCGCAGCGAGAGCGACAGTGTCCCCGGTATTTGGATGACTATGAGGGATAG